Proteins encoded by one window of Acidipropionibacterium virtanenii:
- the tdh gene encoding L-threonine 3-dehydrogenase: MKALVKTRPAPGLDLIDVPDPVAGPNQVIVEVMRTGICGTDVHIDRWDGWAQSNVEAPRIVGHEFCGRIVELGSEVGDLEIGQFVSGEGHYVCGRCRACLAGKRHLCRNTKGIGYAVDGAYCQYFAMPAANVWVHHIRGLDPDVAAIFDPFGNAVHTALQFPCLAEDVLVSGAGPIGIMAALVAQFQGARNVVVSDLSDDRLALARRLGLRNTVNVGRESLADVWGSFDMKEGFDIGLEMSGSGTALTSMIDNMAHGGRIALLGTPTSPTEVDFAKIIFSMLTLQGVTGRQIFETWYAMSSLLRSGLDISPVITDRLPVTEFRRAFDIAGNGHSGKVVMNWEGLA, from the coding sequence ATGAAGGCTCTGGTGAAGACCCGTCCCGCCCCGGGACTGGATCTCATCGACGTTCCCGACCCGGTGGCCGGACCCAACCAGGTGATCGTCGAGGTGATGCGCACCGGCATCTGCGGCACCGACGTCCACATCGACCGGTGGGACGGCTGGGCACAGAGCAACGTCGAGGCCCCTAGGATCGTCGGACACGAGTTCTGCGGGCGGATCGTCGAGCTGGGCTCGGAGGTCGGCGACCTGGAGATCGGCCAGTTCGTCTCCGGCGAGGGCCACTACGTGTGCGGACGGTGCCGCGCCTGCCTGGCCGGCAAGCGCCACCTGTGCCGCAACACCAAGGGCATCGGATACGCCGTCGACGGCGCCTACTGCCAGTACTTCGCGATGCCGGCAGCCAACGTGTGGGTCCACCACATCCGGGGCCTGGATCCCGATGTCGCCGCCATCTTCGACCCCTTCGGCAACGCGGTACACACCGCGCTGCAATTTCCATGCCTGGCCGAGGACGTCCTCGTCTCGGGGGCCGGGCCGATCGGCATCATGGCGGCCCTGGTGGCCCAGTTCCAGGGAGCCCGCAACGTCGTCGTCAGCGACCTGTCCGACGACCGGCTGGCCCTGGCCCGACGGTTGGGGCTGCGCAACACCGTCAATGTGGGCCGCGAGAGCCTCGCCGACGTGTGGGGGTCCTTCGACATGAAGGAGGGGTTCGACATCGGCCTGGAGATGTCGGGCTCGGGGACGGCGCTCACCTCGATGATCGACAACATGGCCCATGGCGGGCGGATCGCACTGCTGGGGACCCCCACCTCGCCCACCGAGGTGGATTTCGCCAAGATCATCTTCTCGATGCTCACCCTCCAGGGGGTGACCGGTCGGCAGATCTTCGAGACCTGGTACGCCATGTCCTCGCTGCTGCGCTCCGGCCTGGACATCTCCCCGGTGATCACCGACCGGCTGCCCGTCACCGAGTTCAGGCGGGCCTTCGACATCGCCGGGAACGGCCACTCCGGAAAAGTCGTCATGAACTGGGAAGGACTGGCCTGA